A window from Enterocloster bolteae encodes these proteins:
- a CDS encoding xanthine dehydrogenase family protein molybdopterin-binding subunit: MHKDCDKHYFKKPEFYRLTGENNYVRIDAEDKVTGHGQYVGDIMFPDMLTGKMVRSPYASAKILSIDTSEAEKLPGVKCILTARDFEWKSLVGNGEFAAEFADKEVLCSEKVRQVGDDVAAVAAVDEETAQRAADLIKVEYQVLPGVFDPFEAMEENAPEVNWEGKGIHNIGMQSVMKAGTDIDEEFDRASYVQHRDYKTHRMVHAAMEPHGAVATYRNGTYTIWMSTQMSFVDQFWYARCLGVGENQVRVIKPLVGGGFGGKLDSYSFGLCAAKMAEMTGRPVRMILSREEVFQTTRNRHPIYMHIDTAFGTDGKLLAKKCYHVLDGGPYGGSGVAACAQSTLWANFPYKMNSVDFLARRVYTNNPSAGAMRGYTACQVHFAHDLNMQFAADQMGIDPVEFRKISAADPGYVAPAGLAITSCAYKETLDTAAKEIGWYEKKDKLKKGEGIGFAGTGFVSGTGFAVLEAPNQSSACVTLRMNKRGMATLYIGSHDIGQGSDTVMTAIVAEELGLPMDMVKTFMSDTFLTPWDSGSYGSRVTFLAGNAARRAAVDAKRQLFEVIAPMWGVMPETLECLDGKVISKEKAEYQMSIGDAMFKYMTVKGGDELIGVGSYYHRTDNSQYNGNNTTNYAPAYSFSTGAAHLTVDEETGVLDIDEFVFAHDCGRALNKRAVEGQLEGSIGMGLGYAVYEHNVTREGKILNPNFRDYRLPTALDMPKMRTFYDFTPDEEGPLGAKEAGEGSAAPVAPAIANAVNMATGVYFTELPLDPEHIWRALHGMKDDRNSK, from the coding sequence ATGCATAAAGACTGTGACAAACATTATTTTAAAAAACCGGAATTTTACCGTCTGACCGGCGAGAACAATTATGTCAGGATTGACGCTGAAGACAAGGTAACAGGACACGGCCAGTATGTGGGTGACATCATGTTTCCGGATATGCTTACCGGAAAAATGGTCAGAAGCCCTTATGCATCTGCAAAAATCCTGTCCATTGACACCAGCGAGGCAGAGAAGCTTCCAGGTGTAAAGTGCATCCTCACTGCCAGGGACTTTGAGTGGAAGTCCCTGGTGGGAAATGGAGAATTTGCAGCTGAGTTCGCGGACAAGGAAGTATTGTGTTCTGAGAAGGTGCGCCAGGTTGGTGACGATGTGGCAGCCGTGGCAGCCGTGGATGAGGAAACCGCCCAGCGGGCCGCGGATCTGATTAAGGTAGAGTACCAGGTGCTTCCGGGGGTGTTTGACCCCTTTGAGGCAATGGAGGAGAATGCCCCCGAGGTAAACTGGGAGGGCAAAGGCATACACAATATCGGCATGCAGTCCGTGATGAAGGCGGGCACGGATATTGATGAGGAATTTGACCGCGCATCCTATGTGCAGCACAGGGATTACAAGACCCACCGTATGGTACATGCGGCCATGGAGCCCCACGGTGCGGTGGCTACCTACAGGAATGGGACCTACACCATCTGGATGTCCACCCAGATGTCCTTTGTGGACCAGTTCTGGTATGCCCGCTGCCTTGGCGTTGGAGAGAACCAGGTGCGGGTAATCAAGCCTCTTGTGGGCGGCGGTTTCGGCGGCAAGCTGGATTCCTATTCCTTTGGCCTTTGCGCTGCCAAGATGGCGGAGATGACCGGACGCCCGGTACGCATGATTCTGTCCCGCGAAGAAGTATTCCAGACCACGCGCAACCGCCACCCCATTTACATGCATATTGACACTGCCTTTGGGACAGACGGTAAGCTGCTGGCAAAGAAATGCTACCATGTGCTGGACGGCGGGCCTTACGGCGGGTCCGGTGTTGCGGCCTGCGCCCAGTCCACATTGTGGGCCAACTTCCCTTACAAGATGAATTCCGTGGATTTCCTGGCAAGGCGTGTGTATACCAATAACCCTTCTGCAGGAGCCATGAGAGGATATACGGCATGCCAGGTGCATTTTGCCCATGACCTGAACATGCAGTTCGCGGCTGACCAGATGGGCATTGACCCGGTTGAGTTCCGCAAGATAAGCGCGGCAGACCCCGGATACGTGGCTCCGGCCGGACTGGCAATCACCAGCTGCGCATACAAGGAGACACTGGATACGGCTGCAAAGGAAATTGGCTGGTATGAGAAGAAGGATAAGCTGAAAAAGGGAGAGGGCATTGGTTTTGCGGGCACCGGCTTTGTATCGGGCACCGGATTCGCGGTGCTGGAAGCGCCCAACCAGAGCTCTGCGTGCGTGACCCTGCGCATGAACAAGCGGGGCATGGCCACCCTGTACATCGGCTCCCACGACATAGGACAGGGTTCCGATACGGTTATGACGGCCATTGTGGCCGAGGAACTGGGGCTTCCCATGGATATGGTCAAGACCTTTATGTCCGACACCTTCCTGACGCCCTGGGACTCCGGCTCTTACGGCAGCCGTGTTACCTTCCTGGCCGGCAATGCGGCCCGCCGCGCTGCCGTGGATGCAAAACGCCAGCTGTTTGAGGTCATTGCGCCTATGTGGGGGGTGATGCCGGAGACATTAGAGTGTCTGGACGGAAAGGTAATCAGCAAGGAGAAGGCAGAGTATCAGATGTCCATTGGAGACGCCATGTTCAAGTATATGACGGTCAAGGGCGGCGATGAACTGATTGGCGTGGGATCCTATTACCACCGTACCGACAATTCACAGTATAACGGCAACAATACCACCAACTACGCGCCTGCATACAGCTTCTCCACCGGAGCAGCCCATCTGACTGTGGACGAGGAGACCGGCGTCCTGGATATTGATGAATTTGTATTTGCCCATGACTGCGGCCGCGCACTGAATAAGAGGGCCGTGGAAGGCCAGCTGGAGGGATCCATCGGCATGGGCCTGGGCTATGCTGTCTATGAGCACAATGTAACCAGGGAAGGAAAGATTCTCAATCCCAACTTCCGCGATTACCGGCTGCCCACTGCCCTTGATATGCCGAAGATGCGCACCTTTTACGACTTTACACCGGACGAGGAAGGACCTCTGGGCGCAAAGGAAGCTGGCGAGGGCTCCGCAGCACCTGTGGCGCCTGCCATTGCCAATGCGGTCAACATGGCAACCGGCGTGTACTTCACAGAGCTGCCTCTGGACCCGGAGCATATCTGGAGAGCGCTGCACGGCATGAAGGATGACAGGAATTCAAAATAA